One Staphylococcus simiae genomic region harbors:
- a CDS encoding YlbG family protein has translation MNLVPRTSIIIYLKHMKHERQIRKYGHIVHSNKERKFVVMYVNEEDVDYIVNKLMQLKYVKHIDGSPYKYLKKNYDKEKHEVL, from the coding sequence ATGAATTTAGTTCCAAGAACAAGTATTATTATATATTTAAAACATATGAAACACGAAAGACAAATTCGTAAATATGGACATATTGTCCATTCAAATAAAGAGCGAAAATTTGTTGTAATGTATGTTAATGAAGAAGATGTTGATTACATTGTCAATAAATTAATGCAATTAAAATATGTAAAGCATATTGATGGTTCTCCATATAAATATTTAAAGAAAAATTATGATAAAGAAAAACACGAAGTTTTATAA
- a CDS encoding DUF7147 family protein, with protein sequence MKQTFITLGEGLTDLFEFMTLIEYNHQRIDKIVYFHSPQSSKALSSVSIIMQPTSANHFQAFYTMINALKYPYPQSNQKFDMINKTAAQYDIPVFGIDVQPPEAFHDLQLYYNYLTSVLRLQKWIPELQ encoded by the coding sequence ATGAAACAAACATTTATTACACTTGGAGAAGGACTAACTGATTTATTCGAATTTATGACCTTAATTGAATATAACCATCAACGAATTGATAAAATTGTCTACTTCCATTCGCCACAATCATCAAAAGCATTATCATCCGTATCAATCATTATGCAACCCACTTCTGCCAATCATTTCCAAGCATTTTATACGATGATTAATGCACTTAAATATCCATATCCACAAAGTAATCAAAAATTCGACATGATAAATAAAACTGCCGCACAATATGATATTCCAGTCTTTGGTATCGATGTTCAACCACCAGAAGCATTTCATGATTTGCAATTATATTATAACTATTTGACTAGTGTCTTAAGACTACAAAAATGGATTCCTGAACTTCAATAA
- the rsmD gene encoding 16S rRNA (guanine(966)-N(2))-methyltransferase RsmD, translating into MRVIAGKHKSKALESLEGRNTRPTMDKVKEGIFNSLFEIDGLGLDLFAGSGALGIEALSRGMDKVIFVDQNFKAVQVIKANLKQLDLMSQAEVYKNNADRALKALAKREIQFDIIFLDPPYNKGLIDKALEQISQFNLLKENGIIVCEFSNHEDIKYQPFKLIKRYHYGLTDTLLLEKGE; encoded by the coding sequence ATGAGAGTGATTGCAGGTAAACATAAAAGTAAAGCTTTGGAAAGTCTTGAAGGTCGTAATACTAGACCAACAATGGACAAAGTAAAAGAAGGTATCTTTAATAGCTTGTTTGAAATTGATGGATTAGGATTAGATCTCTTTGCTGGTAGTGGTGCATTAGGTATTGAAGCTTTATCTCGCGGTATGGATAAGGTTATCTTTGTTGATCAAAACTTTAAGGCTGTACAAGTGATTAAAGCAAATTTAAAGCAACTCGACTTAATGTCACAAGCAGAAGTTTATAAAAATAACGCAGATAGAGCATTAAAAGCGTTAGCAAAAAGAGAAATTCAGTTTGATATTATTTTTCTAGACCCACCATACAATAAAGGACTAATTGATAAAGCATTAGAACAAATTTCACAGTTTAATTTATTAAAAGAAAATGGTATCATCGTTTGTGAATTTAGTAATCATGAAGATATTAAATATCAACCGTTTAAGTTAATTAAAAGGTACCATTATGGATTGACAGATACTTTGTTACTAGAAAAAGGAGAATAG
- the coaD gene encoding pantetheine-phosphate adenylyltransferase, which translates to MKHTIAVIPGSFDPITYGHLDIIERSTDRFDEIHVCVLKNSKKEGTFSLEERMDLIAQSVSHLPNVQVHQFSGLLVDYCEQVGAKTIIRGLRAVSDFEYELRLTSMNKKLNNEIETMYMMTSTNYSFISSSIVKEVAAYRADISEFVPPNVEKALKEKFK; encoded by the coding sequence ATGAAACATACAATTGCGGTCATACCAGGAAGTTTTGACCCTATTACATATGGTCATTTAGACATTATCGAAAGAAGTACAGATCGTTTTGATGAAATTCATGTTTGTGTTTTAAAAAATAGTAAAAAAGAAGGTACTTTCAGCTTAGAAGAACGTATGGATTTAATTGCTCAATCTGTATCACATTTGCCAAATGTTCAAGTCCATCAATTTAGTGGTTTATTAGTAGATTATTGTGAACAAGTAGGGGCAAAAACGATTATTCGTGGCTTAAGAGCTGTAAGTGATTTTGAATATGAATTACGTTTAACGTCAATGAATAAAAAGTTAAATAATGAAATAGAAACGATGTATATGATGACAAGTACTAATTACTCATTTATAAGTTCAAGTATTGTTAAAGAAGTGGCTGCATATCGTGCAGACATTTCAGAGTTTGTACCACCAAATGTTGAAAAAGCTTTAAAAGAAAAATTTAAATAA
- a CDS encoding nucleotidyltransferase — MKSVGLITEYNPFHNGHQHHIIQSKKISQADVTVAIMSGNFVMRGEPAIYNKFTRATMALSSVDLVVELPLIASLSSSDYFAQLAVKVADYLDIDCIVFGSESGNIELLKKLSQQLSMIEQSDEFNTKLKQGKSYPRIISELLNHHQALQSPNNMLGLSYLKAINQLAPHIEAQTVSRQQSSHHDTNIHHNHFASGTSIRKSLFNNNDEWKNVVPTTIQKLYQQPHMHINHVFEYLQYQIEASEQSDLTPIYTMSEGFENRLKSKIKDATNLKHFVELLKTKRYTYTHIQRLLMNVLLNIKQQDVSTHINGVRILAMNEQGRAYLKLLKSKFPERVFATNINKSNRHLFKNEIKSTTIYNLISGQTQHDFNTPVIQKF; from the coding sequence ATGAAAAGCGTTGGTTTAATTACAGAATATAATCCCTTTCATAATGGGCATCAACATCATATCATTCAATCTAAAAAAATTTCACAAGCTGACGTTACGGTTGCTATCATGAGCGGTAATTTTGTTATGCGTGGTGAACCTGCTATCTATAACAAATTCACACGCGCAACTATGGCTCTATCAAGTGTAGATTTAGTCGTTGAATTACCACTAATTGCAAGTCTTTCTTCAAGTGATTATTTCGCACAACTTGCAGTAAAAGTAGCTGACTACTTAGATATTGATTGCATCGTTTTCGGTAGTGAAAGTGGCAATATTGAATTATTAAAAAAATTATCTCAACAACTTAGCATGATTGAGCAATCAGACGAATTTAACACTAAATTAAAACAAGGTAAAAGTTACCCTCGCATCATTAGTGAACTATTGAATCATCATCAAGCCCTACAATCACCAAACAATATGTTAGGTTTAAGTTATCTTAAAGCAATCAATCAATTGGCACCACATATTGAAGCACAAACTGTGTCACGTCAACAAAGCTCTCACCATGACACTAATATACATCACAATCATTTTGCTAGTGGAACATCCATTAGGAAATCATTATTTAACAATAATGATGAATGGAAAAATGTAGTGCCCACAACAATACAAAAATTATATCAACAACCACATATGCATATTAATCATGTTTTCGAATATTTACAATATCAAATTGAAGCTAGTGAGCAAAGTGATTTAACACCTATTTATACTATGTCTGAAGGTTTTGAAAACCGCTTAAAATCTAAAATAAAAGACGCTACAAATTTGAAACATTTTGTTGAATTGTTAAAAACAAAGCGCTATACCTATACTCATATCCAACGATTACTGATGAATGTGCTTCTAAATATAAAACAACAAGATGTGTCAACTCACATTAATGGTGTTAGAATTTTAGCAATGAACGAACAAGGTAGAGCCTATTTAAAATTATTAAAATCAAAATTTCCTGAAAGAGTATTTGCTACAAACATCAATAAAAGTAACCGTCATTTATTTAAAAATGAAATAAAAAGTACAACAATTTATAACTTAATCAGTGGTCAAACACAACATGATTTCAATACACCTGTTATTCAAAAGTTTTAA
- a CDS encoding YceD family protein — MKWSITQLRKYQGKPFEFNQTVSFDNLKESLGLIDLSPITVQGQLTIKSTEVIADMHITGTYTMPCARTLVPVEVPLDVNTTEVFDLEGYNQYIDEDDVDEHYHEVTNGTVDLKDIVEDIVIIEKPMRAYSEQSNQMLTEGNGWEVIEEDQLAQLAKEQEESDSTEQVDPRLQKLQQLYDKEQ; from the coding sequence ATGAAATGGTCAATTACGCAATTAAGAAAATATCAAGGTAAGCCTTTTGAATTTAATCAAACGGTAAGTTTTGACAATTTAAAAGAATCACTTGGATTAATTGATTTATCTCCAATTACTGTTCAAGGTCAGTTAACAATTAAATCGACTGAAGTTATTGCAGATATGCATATTACTGGTACCTATACGATGCCTTGTGCACGTACGTTAGTACCTGTTGAAGTACCATTAGATGTTAATACAACAGAAGTATTTGATTTAGAAGGTTATAATCAATACATTGATGAAGATGATGTTGATGAACATTATCATGAGGTCACAAATGGTACAGTTGATTTGAAAGATATTGTTGAGGATATTGTCATTATTGAGAAACCAATGAGAGCTTATTCTGAACAAAGCAATCAAATGTTGACAGAAGGTAATGGTTGGGAAGTCATCGAAGAAGATCAATTAGCACAACTTGCTAAAGAGCAAGAAGAGAGTGATTCAACAGAACAAGTTGATCCAAGGCTTCAGAAATTACAACAATTATATGATAAAGAGCAATAA
- the rpmF gene encoding 50S ribosomal protein L32 — protein MAVPKRRTSKTRKNKRRTHFKISVPGMTECPSCGEYKLSHRVCKNCGSYNGEEVVSK, from the coding sequence ATGGCAGTACCAAAAAGAAGAACTTCTAAAACTAGAAAAAACAAACGTCGTACGCATTTCAAAATTTCAGTTCCAGGTATGACTGAATGCCCAAGCTGTGGCGAATACAAATTATCTCACCGCGTATGTAAAAACTGTGGTTCTTACAATGGTGAAGAAGTAGTTTCTAAATAA
- a CDS encoding TrmH family RNA methyltransferase: MEQITSAQNAKIKQANKLKKKRERDKTGLALIEGIHLVEEAVKSDINIKQLFAIEPSRLDQQMIDYAQETYEINMKVAESLSGTVTPQGFFAIIEKPQYDVTQAKQVLLIDRIQDPGNLGTLIRTADAAGIDAVIMEKGTTDPYQDKVLRASQGSVFHVPVIIDELSSFIQQFNGPVYGTALEQSIPFKEVQSSESFALLLGNEGEGVNPDLLQQTTQNLIIPIYGQAESLNVAIAGSILLYHLKG; this comes from the coding sequence TTGGAACAAATCACTTCAGCACAAAATGCTAAAATTAAACAAGCAAATAAGCTAAAAAAGAAGCGTGAAAGAGATAAAACAGGTCTTGCACTAATCGAAGGTATACATTTAGTAGAAGAAGCAGTTAAAAGTGACATTAACATCAAGCAATTATTTGCTATTGAACCATCACGTTTAGACCAGCAAATGATTGATTATGCTCAAGAAACATATGAAATAAACATGAAAGTTGCTGAATCTTTATCAGGTACGGTTACACCACAAGGCTTTTTTGCCATTATAGAAAAGCCACAATATGACGTTACTCAAGCTAAGCAAGTACTTTTAATCGATCGTATACAAGATCCGGGTAATTTAGGTACATTAATTAGAACAGCTGATGCTGCTGGTATAGATGCTGTAATCATGGAAAAAGGCACAACAGACCCATATCAAGATAAAGTTTTAAGAGCTAGTCAAGGTAGTGTGTTTCATGTACCTGTCATTATTGATGAATTGTCTAGTTTTATACAACAGTTCAATGGACCAGTATATGGAACTGCTTTAGAACAGTCGATACCTTTTAAAGAAGTTCAGTCTAGTGAGTCATTTGCATTATTACTTGGCAATGAAGGTGAAGGTGTTAATCCAGATTTATTGCAACAAACAACCCAAAATTTGATTATTCCAATTTATGGTCAAGCTGAAAGTTTAAATGTAGCCATTGCAGGTAGTATTTTATTGTATCATTTGAAAGGTTGA
- the pheS gene encoding phenylalanine--tRNA ligase subunit alpha, with product MSEQQTMSDLKQQALVDINEANDERALQDVKVKYLGKKGSVSGLMKLMKDLPNEDKPAFGQQVNELRQTIQNELDERQHMLANEKLNKQLAEETIDVTLPSRHIEIGSKHPLTRTIEEIEDLFLGLGYEIVTGYEVEQDHYNFEMLNLPKSHPARDMQDSFYITDEILLRTHTSPVQARTMEQRHGQGPVKIICPGKVYRRDSDDATHSHQFTQIEGLVVDKNIKMSDLKGTLELLAKKLFGADREIRLRPSYFPFTEPSVEVDVSCFKCKGKGCNVCKHTGWIEILGAGMVHPNVLEMAGFDSQEYSGFAFGMGPDRIAMLKYGIEDIRHFYTNDVRFLDQFKAVEDRGDL from the coding sequence ATGTCTGAACAACAAACAATGTCAGATTTAAAACAACAAGCACTCGTTGATATTAACGAAGCAAATGATGAACGTGCACTACAAGACGTCAAAGTTAAATATTTAGGTAAAAAAGGTTCAGTTAGTGGATTAATGAAATTGATGAAAGATTTACCTAATGAGGATAAACCAGCATTTGGGCAACAAGTTAATGAATTACGTCAAACGATTCAAAATGAGTTAGATGAACGTCAACATATGTTGGCTAATGAAAAGTTAAACAAACAATTGGCTGAAGAAACAATAGACGTAACTTTACCTAGTCGTCACATAGAGATTGGTTCTAAACATCCATTAACACGTACGATTGAAGAAATAGAAGATTTATTCTTAGGATTAGGTTATGAAATTGTAACTGGTTATGAAGTAGAACAAGATCACTATAATTTTGAGATGTTAAATTTACCTAAATCCCATCCAGCACGTGACATGCAAGATTCTTTTTACATTACTGATGAGATTTTATTACGTACACATACATCACCAGTTCAAGCACGTACTATGGAACAACGTCATGGACAAGGTCCAGTGAAAATTATTTGTCCAGGGAAAGTATATCGTCGCGATTCAGATGATGCGACACATAGTCATCAATTTACACAAATTGAGGGATTAGTCGTCGATAAAAATATTAAGATGAGTGATTTAAAAGGTACTTTAGAGTTATTAGCTAAAAAATTATTTGGTGCTGATCGTGAAATTAGACTACGTCCAAGTTATTTTCCATTTACAGAACCTTCTGTTGAAGTTGATGTGTCATGTTTTAAATGTAAAGGTAAAGGATGTAATGTTTGTAAACATACTGGCTGGATTGAGATATTAGGAGCTGGTATGGTGCATCCAAATGTACTTGAAATGGCTGGATTTGATTCCCAAGAATACTCTGGCTTTGCTTTTGGTATGGGACCAGATCGTATTGCAATGTTGAAATATGGCATTGAAGACATACGTCATTTCTATACTAATGACGTAAGATTTTTAGATCAGTTTAAAGCAGTTGAAGATAGAGGTGATTTGTAA
- the pheT gene encoding phenylalanine--tRNA ligase subunit beta: MLISNEWLKDYVVVNDSVTDLAERITRTGIEVDDIIDYAKDIKNLVVGYVISKEQHPNADKLNICQVDIGEEEPVQIVCGAPNVNAGQYVIVAKVGGRLPGGIKIKKAKLRGEASSGMICSLQEIGISSHLVPKEYETGIYVFNDTMIPGTDALQALYLDDQVMEFDLTPNRADALSMIGTAYEVSALYDTTITKPTTETQNIATFAADELSVTIENEDKVPYYSARVVHNVTIKPSPIWMQARLIKAGIRPINNVVDISNYVLLEYGQPLHMFDQDAIGSQHIIVRQAHDGEEMTTLDNQQRQLQANDIVITNGQSPIALAGVMGGDFSEVKNQTTNIVVEGAIFDPVSIRHTSRRLNLRSEASSRFEKGIATEFVDEAVDRACYLLQTYADGEVLQDRVAAGDLGSLMTPIDITAEKVNRTIGFDLSQSQIINIFKQLGFETTVTNEVITVQVPSRRKDITIKEDLIEEVARIYGYDNIPSTLPIFEKVTSGGLTDRQYKTRTVKETLEGAGLDQAITYSLVSKEQSTNFAMEERETIDLLMPMSEAHATLRQSLLPHLIEAAAYNVARKNKDVKLFELGNVFFGNGPGQLPDEVEYLSGILTGDYVVNQWQAKKESIDFYLTKGIVDRIAEKLNIQFDYRSATIEGLHPGRTAEILLQDKVIGFIGELHPSLAADNDLKRTYVFELNYDDIMNVSVGYINYQPIPRYPGMTRDIALEVDQDVPARDLLATIHQYGGKLLQDTLVFDVYQGEHLEQGKKSIAIRLNYLDTENTLTDEKVSAVHDSIEAALVEQGAVIR; encoded by the coding sequence ATGTTGATATCTAATGAATGGTTAAAAGATTATGTAGTAGTAAATGATTCAGTTACTGATTTAGCTGAGAGAATTACGCGAACAGGTATTGAAGTTGACGATATTATTGATTACGCCAAAGATATTAAAAATTTAGTTGTAGGTTATGTGATATCAAAAGAACAACATCCTAATGCAGATAAATTAAACATTTGTCAAGTTGATATTGGGGAAGAAGAACCAGTACAAATCGTTTGTGGTGCACCTAATGTTAATGCTGGACAATATGTTATTGTTGCAAAAGTAGGTGGTCGTTTACCTGGTGGTATTAAAATTAAAAAAGCTAAATTACGTGGTGAAGCGTCATCAGGTATGATTTGCTCCTTACAAGAAATTGGAATTTCAAGTCATTTAGTACCAAAAGAGTATGAAACTGGTATTTATGTATTTAATGACACAATGATACCTGGTACTGATGCATTACAAGCATTGTATCTTGATGATCAAGTAATGGAATTTGATTTAACACCAAACCGTGCAGATGCATTGAGCATGATTGGAACTGCTTATGAAGTTTCAGCGTTATATGATACAACTATAACTAAACCAACAACTGAGACACAAAATATTGCTACATTTGCTGCCGATGAATTGTCAGTAACAATCGAAAATGAAGATAAAGTTCCATATTATAGTGCTCGTGTAGTGCATAACGTAACCATTAAGCCATCACCAATTTGGATGCAAGCACGTTTAATTAAAGCCGGTATTCGTCCAATCAATAACGTCGTAGATATTTCTAATTATGTGTTATTAGAATATGGACAACCACTGCATATGTTTGATCAAGATGCTATAGGTTCTCAACACATTATTGTACGACAAGCACATGATGGAGAAGAGATGACTACATTAGATAACCAACAACGTCAATTACAAGCAAATGATATTGTCATTACTAATGGTCAAAGTCCTATTGCTCTTGCAGGTGTGATGGGTGGAGATTTCTCTGAAGTCAAAAATCAAACAACTAATATTGTTGTTGAAGGTGCAATATTTGATCCAGTTTCTATACGACATACTTCACGAAGACTTAATCTACGTAGTGAAGCATCTAGTCGTTTTGAAAAAGGTATTGCCACAGAATTTGTTGATGAGGCAGTCGATCGTGCATGTTATTTATTACAAACCTATGCTGATGGTGAGGTATTACAAGATAGGGTAGCAGCAGGTGACTTAGGTTCATTGATGACACCAATTGATATTACAGCAGAAAAAGTAAATCGTACAATTGGTTTTGATTTATCACAATCACAAATCATTAATATTTTTAAACAATTAGGTTTTGAAACGACAGTAACTAATGAAGTTATTACTGTACAAGTACCATCTAGACGTAAAGACATTACTATTAAAGAAGATTTAATTGAAGAAGTCGCAAGGATTTATGGTTATGATAATATTCCATCAACATTACCAATTTTTGAAAAAGTAACTAGTGGTGGTTTAACTGATCGTCAATATAAAACAAGAACAGTTAAAGAAACACTAGAAGGTGCTGGTTTAGACCAAGCCATTACGTATTCTTTAGTATCAAAAGAACAAAGTACAAATTTTGCTATGGAAGAGCGTGAAACAATTGATTTATTAATGCCAATGAGTGAGGCACATGCGACTTTACGTCAAAGTTTATTACCTCATTTAATTGAAGCGGCAGCATATAATGTGGCACGTAAAAATAAAGATGTAAAATTATTCGAATTAGGTAATGTCTTTTTCGGAAATGGACCAGGTCAGTTACCAGATGAAGTTGAATATTTAAGTGGTATTTTAACTGGGGACTATGTAGTTAATCAATGGCAAGCTAAAAAGGAAAGTATTGATTTCTATTTAACTAAAGGTATTGTTGATCGCATAGCTGAAAAGTTAAACATCCAATTTGATTATCGTAGCGCAACAATTGAAGGATTACATCCTGGTCGTACAGCTGAAATCTTATTGCAAGATAAAGTGATTGGCTTTATTGGAGAATTACATCCTTCATTAGCAGCTGATAATGATTTAAAACGTACGTATGTATTTGAATTAAATTATGATGACATCATGAATGTTTCAGTTGGCTATATCAATTATCAACCAATACCAAGATATCCAGGTATGACTAGAGATATTGCCTTAGAAGTCGATCAAGACGTTCCAGCAAGAGATTTATTAGCAACAATTCATCAGTACGGTGGAAAATTATTACAAGATACGCTAGTATTTGATGTTTATCAAGGTGAGCATTTAGAACAAGGTAAAAAATCAATTGCTATTCGTTTAAATTATTTAGACACTGAAAATACGTTGACTGATGAAAAAGTATCAGCGGTACATGATAGCATAGAAGCTGCACTTGTTGAACAAGGTGCAGTCATTAGATAA
- a CDS encoding DUF5996 family protein: MLIEQWQQEKDTLHHLAQILGKYTLVAAYQEPQWEHVMLDINVQGFSTGLLHDKSHDFSIAVNLMNHRIEIIVDNNYHEILLQNGQSIKFYYEHITQILSDNGVDLVINTTPQEVTDHTPFEKNDHLHHYNEAIAKEVLSIMKFAYNAESSFINPLRTRKIKPGLFWGTFDISCVIVSDIYQPFGDKTMPIEEAAFDEQMIEFGFWFGDDHFKGPTFFVLPYPFSNQTFECHQDFPSGSHYNEQLGEFILETQDFSKDNIKNIERFFEESFNIFKTYLKWKDCSHYFIPLNMRHNHLKY; this comes from the coding sequence ATGTTAATTGAGCAATGGCAACAAGAGAAAGATACGTTACACCATTTAGCACAAATCTTGGGGAAATATACATTAGTGGCTGCTTATCAAGAACCTCAATGGGAACATGTCATGTTAGATATTAATGTTCAGGGTTTTTCCACAGGATTATTACATGATAAGTCACATGATTTTAGTATTGCTGTGAATTTAATGAATCATCGTATTGAAATTATTGTCGACAATAACTATCATGAAATTTTATTACAAAATGGACAATCTATTAAATTCTATTATGAGCACATAACACAAATACTTAGTGACAATGGTGTCGATTTAGTAATTAATACAACGCCACAAGAAGTGACAGATCATACGCCATTTGAAAAAAATGACCATTTGCATCATTATAACGAAGCAATAGCTAAGGAAGTATTATCTATCATGAAATTTGCTTATAATGCAGAATCAAGTTTTATTAATCCTTTAAGAACTCGTAAAATCAAACCTGGACTATTTTGGGGAACATTTGATATTTCATGTGTCATTGTTTCTGATATTTATCAACCATTTGGTGATAAAACGATGCCAATTGAAGAAGCCGCATTTGATGAACAAATGATTGAATTTGGTTTTTGGTTTGGCGATGATCATTTTAAAGGACCAACATTTTTTGTATTACCATATCCATTTTCGAATCAAACATTTGAATGTCATCAAGATTTTCCTTCGGGTAGTCATTATAATGAACAGCTTGGAGAATTTATTTTGGAGACACAAGACTTTAGTAAGGATAATATAAAAAATATTGAACGTTTCTTTGAAGAATCATTCAATATTTTTAAAACATATTTAAAATGGAAAGATTGCAGTCATTATTTTATCCCTTTGAATATGCGTCATAATCATTTGAAATACTAA
- the rnhC gene encoding ribonuclease HIII, with protein MTNIVHKLSTKEVSILMAQLDFETTNLPQGMKARTKYQQTTINIYHSGKVMFQGNQADKVAHQLLPQHSNQNNLSTGSDKKTAQHNTIKYNQFNCIGSDEAGSGDYFGPLTVCAAYVSKENIAILKTLGVDDSKKLTDKTIVELAEQLITFIPHSLLTLHNDKYNIQQAKGWTQVKMKAVLHNEAIKNVLAKINDTTLDYIVIDQFAKREVYNHYALSETPFPDKTQFETKGESKSLAIAAASIISRYAFVKYMDQISQQIHMEIPKGASNKVDLTAAKIINKYGLNRLDHISKKHFKNRDKALALINKKQQ; from the coding sequence ATGACCAATATTGTACATAAATTATCTACCAAAGAAGTGTCTATATTGATGGCACAATTAGACTTTGAAACGACTAACCTACCTCAAGGTATGAAGGCACGTACGAAATACCAACAAACAACCATTAATATTTATCATTCAGGCAAAGTGATGTTTCAAGGTAATCAAGCTGATAAAGTTGCACACCAACTTTTACCACAACATAGTAATCAAAACAATCTATCTACAGGCTCTGACAAGAAAACAGCGCAACATAACACTATAAAATATAATCAATTCAATTGTATTGGAAGCGATGAAGCTGGTAGTGGAGATTATTTTGGTCCTCTCACTGTATGTGCTGCTTATGTATCAAAAGAAAATATTGCCATCTTAAAAACTTTAGGTGTCGATGATTCAAAAAAATTAACCGATAAAACCATTGTAGAGTTAGCTGAACAACTTATTACTTTCATTCCTCATTCGTTATTAACTTTACACAATGATAAATATAATATCCAACAAGCTAAAGGTTGGACTCAAGTTAAAATGAAAGCTGTGTTACATAATGAAGCAATCAAAAATGTGCTAGCAAAAATTAATGATACAACATTAGATTATATTGTTATAGACCAATTTGCTAAACGTGAAGTATATAATCACTATGCGCTTTCTGAAACACCATTCCCTGACAAAACGCAATTTGAAACGAAAGGCGAATCTAAATCATTAGCTATTGCAGCAGCAAGCATCATCTCTAGATACGCCTTCGTTAAATATATGGATCAAATATCACAACAAATACACATGGAAATTCCTAAAGGTGCTAGTAACAAAGTTGATTTAACCGCAGCTAAAATTATTAATAAATATGGTCTTAACCGTTTAGATCATATTTCTAAAAAACATTTCAAAAATAGAGATAAAGCATTAGCCTTAATCAATAAAAAACAGCAGTAA
- a CDS encoding CvpA family protein, producing the protein MIIDLFIIIIFIYCFVVGFRRGCWLSIMHFGATLFSIFVASKFYQPILERLVVFIPYPKTTAFDTSFAYHFSHLQHLFEAIIAILILAMISKFILYLIIVTFDKIVAYQKIHIFSRALGMIIGVFVAIVMLHFILYVLALYPNDWIQQQLSTSIASKSLIFDVPLLSTFTLNL; encoded by the coding sequence ATGATTATCGATTTATTTATTATAATTATATTCATTTATTGTTTCGTCGTTGGTTTTAGAAGAGGATGTTGGTTATCGATAATGCACTTTGGTGCTACATTATTCTCGATTTTTGTTGCTTCTAAGTTTTATCAACCTATATTAGAGCGTTTAGTTGTCTTTATACCTTACCCTAAGACGACGGCTTTTGATACGTCATTTGCATATCATTTTTCACATCTGCAACATCTTTTTGAAGCAATTATAGCAATATTAATATTAGCGATGATATCGAAGTTCATTTTATATCTAATTATCGTGACGTTTGATAAAATAGTAGCATATCAAAAGATTCATATTTTTAGTCGAGCCTTAGGAATGATTATTGGTGTATTTGTAGCAATTGTTATGCTTCATTTTATATTATATGTATTAGCATTATATCCAAATGATTGGATACAGCAACAGTTAAGCACTTCGATTGCTAGCAAATCATTAATCTTTGATGTACCGCTATTATCGACATTTACATTAAACTTATAA